The proteins below are encoded in one region of Garra rufa chromosome 12, GarRuf1.0, whole genome shotgun sequence:
- the cplane2 gene encoding ciliogenesis and planar polarity effector 2, protein MSVPPGSIVVSDWHRCPDSKEFFSRILHKKRRRKFGLLEAPMMPPHMNVDIVRYKVFISGKTGVGKSALAARLAGLDLPKMHYETTGIETTVVFWPVRLKESGRVLFFRFELWDCGESAIRRFDHVLPSCKEQVDAILFLFSFTDRGSFDDLSNQISRITESSDRVVKLVVGTKFDLFMHTDVTESDVTHFQEVWGLPVFRVGGDVSAGLGEVAPLLNALAENLWHQDCMAASSVSISTQAALRETDSEIIV, encoded by the exons ATGTCAGTCCCACCTGGATCCATCGTCGTGTCGGACTGGCACCGCTGTCCAGACAGCAAAGAGTTTTTCAGCCGAATACTGCATAAGAAGAGACGGCGAAAGTTTG GACTTTTGGAAGCGCCAATGATGCCTCCTCATATGAATGTGGACATCGTTCGCTACAAGGTCTTCATCTCAGGGAAAACTGGCGTCGGAAAAAGCGCTCTTGCTGCCCGTCTCGCTGGCCTGGATCTTCCCAAAATGCACTATGAGACCACAG GCATAGAGACAACAGTGGTCTTCTGGCCTGTAAGATTAAAGGAGAGTGGCCGTGTGCTGTTTTTCCGCTTTGAGCTCTGGGATTGTGGGGAGAGTGCAATACGAAGATTTGACCACGTGTTACCG TCCTGTAAGGAACAGGTGGATGCCATCCTTTTCCTGTTCTCCTTCACTGATCGTGGCTCCTTTGATGATCTTTCAAATCAAATATCACGGATCACAGAATCTTCAGATCGAGTGGTTAAGTTGGTCGTTGGCACCAA ATTTGACTTATTTATGCACACAGACGTGACTGAGAGCGACGTGACACATTTTCAAGAGGTGTGGGGTCTTCCGGTCTTCCGAGTGGGAGGTGATGTGAGTGCGGGGCTTGGTGAAGTAGCACCCCTCCTAAATGCCCTTGCAGAAAACCTGTGGCACCAGGACTGTATGGCTGCTTCATCTGTGTCCATCTCCACACAGGCTGCTCTCAGAGAAACAGACTCTGAGATTATTGTCTAG
- the wdr82 gene encoding WD repeat-containing protein 82, producing the protein MKLTDNVLRSFRVAKVFRENSDKINCFDFSSNGETVISSSDDDSIVLYDCQEGKPKRTLYSKKYGVDLIRYTHAANTVVYSSNKIDDTIRYLSLHDNKYIRYFPGHNKRVVALSMSPVDDTFISGSLDKTIRLWDLRSPNCQGLMHLQGKPVCSFDPEGLIFAAGVNSEMVKLYDLRSFDKGPFATFKLQYERTCEWTGLKFSNDGKLILVSTNGGTLRVLDAFKGAVLHSFGGYNNSKGVILEASFTPDSQFVMIGSEDGKIHVWNAESGMKVALLDGKHTGPVTCLQFNPKFMTFASACSNMAFWLPTIDD; encoded by the exons ATGAAGCTCACAGACAATGTGTTGCGGAGTTTCAGGGTTGCGAAGGTTTTCCGAGAGAATTCGGACAAAATCAACTGCTTTGACTTCAGCTCAAACGGCGAAACTGTAATATCGAGTAGCGATGATGACTCGATTGTCTTGTACGACTGCCAGGAGGGAAA ACCCAAACGGACACTTTACAGTAAGAAGTATGGTGTGGACCTCATCAGATACACTCATGCCGCCAACACAGTTGTCTACAGCTCCAACAAGATCGATG ATACTATTCGATACCTGTCCCTACATGACAATAAGTACATTCGCTACTTTCCTGGACACAATAAGAG AGTTGTTGCTCTATCTATGTCTCCTGTTGATGACACATTCATCTCTGGCTCACTTGATAAAACAATCCGCCTGTGGGACCTTCGCTCACCTAACTGTCAG GGCCTCATGCACCTGCAAGGAAAGCCTGTGTGCTCTTTTGATCCTGAGGGGCTGATTTTTGCAGCAGGAGTGAATTCTGAGATGGTCAAACTTTACGATCTACGCTCCTTCGATAAG GGTCCATTTGCCACGTTTAAACTACAATACGAGCGAACATGTGAGTGGACGGGTCTCAAGTTCAGCAATGACGGAAAGCTCATTCTGGTCTCCACCAATGGAGGAACACTTAGAGTGCTGGATGCTTTTAAAGGAGCTGTGCTCCACTCATTTGGG GGCTATAACAACAGTAAAGGTGTCATTCTGGAGGCCTCTTTCACACCGGACTCTCAATTCGTCATGATTG GATCAGAAGATGGAAAGATTCATGTGTGGAATGCTGAGAGTGGAATGAAAGTAGCACTTCTTGATGGGAAACACACTGGTCCAGTCACCTGTCTACAGTTTAACCCCAAATTCATGACCTTCGCCAGTGCCTGTTCTAACATG GCGTTCTGGTTACCCACGATTGATGACTAA